The Xiphias gladius isolate SHS-SW01 ecotype Sanya breed wild chromosome 4, ASM1685928v1, whole genome shotgun sequence genome includes a window with the following:
- the ankef1a gene encoding LOW QUALITY PROTEIN: ankyrin repeat and EF-hand domain-containing protein 1a (The sequence of the model RefSeq protein was modified relative to this genomic sequence to represent the inferred CDS: inserted 3 bases in 2 codons) — protein sequence MQCVYEGDKVKIEKMVNLVMENLINLTEPQDGTGVLHVVVSANNQGDGPLPCTGAHPNIQGKKGRTPIMLAAELGNDAIMGLLAQFHANMRLQEAEGKEFLAQRGCNPKLKNQKGLLPSQIAKDAGHKAAAKELRKAEMQQGKGNKSSSVSLMLGLWVLTLHDWSHEYETELRQAFGNESDTVTTDMFISVLEKLKAPVELDQLHTVIAAHDKGKEGCVNINDFIKGVKYIKKPFLLSSYKSKKKKGEKGGKGGKKKGKFVLPMPICTLPLALITWQLDRGPTHFMIETXTTTAQTFNCDHPPVHPITNNSGWSMEKPEKVYVNINYCMRSGDLESLDLAFSQXVPVDVQDQFYKTKLMVACSSGNHDVAQYLLSQG from the exons ATGCAGTGTGTCTATGAAGGGGATAAGGTGAAGATAGAGAAGATGGTGAACCTTGTTATGGAAAACCTCATCAATCTCACTGAGCCACAGGATGGCACAGGGGTGCTTCACGTGGTAGTTTCAGCCAACAATCAGGGTGATGGGCCTCTTCCTTGCACT GGAGCACACCCCAATATCCAGGGCAAGAAGGGCCGCACCCCAATCATGTTAGCTGCTGAGCTGGGCAATGATGCCATAATGGGACTGTTGGCACAATTCCATGCTAACATGAGGCTCCAAGAAGCTGAGGGCAAAG AGTTCCTTGCACAGAGAG GTTGTAACCCCAAACTTAAGAACCAGAAAGGTTTGCTGCCATCTCAGATTGCCAAAGACGCTGGTCACAAAGCCGCAGCCAAGGAGCTGAGGAAAGCTGAGATGCAACAGGGGAAAGGCAACAAATCCAGCAGTGTCAGCCTCATGTTAGGTCTCTGGGTCCTGACCCTCCACGATTGGTCTCATGAGTATGAGACTGAATTACGGCAAGCTTTTGGGAACGAATCAGACACAGTTACCACAGATATGTTTATTTCGGTGTTAGAGAAACTAAAAGCTCCAGTTGAACTAGATCAGCTCCACACAGTCATTGCAGCACATGACAAGGGAAAAGAGGGTTGTGTCAACATTAATGATTTCATCAAAGGTGTCAAGTACATCAAGAAAccattcctcctctcctcttataagtctaaaaagaaaaagggggagaagggaggaaaaggaggtAAGAAGAAGGGTAAATTTGTTCTCCCAATGCCCATTTGCACCCTCCCACTGGCGCTCATTACCTGGCAACTGGACAGAGGCCCAACTCACTTCATGATTGAGAC TACTACAACTGCTCAGACATTCAACTGTGATCACCCACCAGTACATCCCATAACGAATAACTCAGGATGGTCTATGGAAAAGCCAGAGAAGGTCTATGTCAATATCAACTACTGTATGAGAAGTGGAGATTTGGAGTCTTTGGACCTCGCTTTCAGTC GGGTTCCCGTGGATGTTCAAGATCAGTTTTATAAAACCAAGCTGATGGTGGCTTGCTCCAGTGGCAACCATGATGTGGCTCAGTACCTCCTCAGCCAGGGGTGA